GATAAAAGTTGTTTTGtatcaaaaaaattaaatgcataattTAGCTGCTTCAATGGAACCATTCTAAATTAGAGGCATTAGATATTTATTTGCTTACAAAATCAGGTTAAGGCCAAGCTGCAGTGATACTTTTTCACTTTCCCGTTCTGATtaaattttttaactttttaaattttgatttatCCCAACATACAGCTAAAGAAAAACTACAACCTATGAAAATATTTCATGTACAACAATGCATTAATTTGTCATCAAATTCACCACAGATAATTAAGATCTTACTTGTTAACATCTGAGCCAAAATCTTCCAGAAATTCAACTTTCCTTTGAGAAAAGGTAATTCTCATTTTAATAGGCAAGGAACCATGTACAGCTTTATCAAAACAATttaggatattttcttcattttgtttgaGGTCACCACTATATTCCATTTCAAGTAAATTGAGGTATAATTTTGTGTTCTcctgtgtaaaaaaaaaatatttgaaaaatacctTAGCTTTATATCTCAATTTTTAAAGAGTCAATACTGGTTAATCCCTGCTAATATTATCAATAAATACctaaaggaattaaaaaataatcattcaCACATTGATGGATTATGACTTGTCCAAGGATCTCCAGCCTATGCAAGTTATAATTGTCAATACATTTTAAACTTAATATCCTAACAGGCTTAATTATTACTTAGCTCACTATGTCAACTACAAAATAAACATCTTAAAGTGCCCTGTGCAGCTTCTAATTTCAACTTTTTTTGTTGTAGATACACGTGTTAAAGTGCAGCAGGAAGCAAATTAATTGTTATTCTTAAACTTGTGCCTAAATAGACCACCATAACTGGAAATTAAAGAAATGAGAAACTTCCTGGATACTATCATCAACTCGTATATAAAAGAAAATCCTTAGGAAAAAGAATACTCATTATAGTTTCTGCAATCACATTTGTTGTAAATTTTCTAAACACAAAAGTATGACAATCTCAACAACAATTAGCATCTGATGAGAATCATTAATTTTCTCCAACTGTTTAAACTCAGACTaatctgaaaaaaaaagtatGGCAACATCAGTTTAGAGGGACTATTGTCTTCATTTAGTAATAAAATATATACGACCAAACTTGTCATCATAGTTGCCACAAAGTAAAATTTCATCACACATTTTTATATGAAATATTCTTAAAATGATAGATACATACTTTGTCCTTTTCAATTGCTTCCAAaagcacttttcttgattttgcaaagtttttctgtattttaaaaagatgacGGGCCAGTTTGATAGCATAAAATGATGATTCATTGTTTGATTTAGCATTCTTAATGGCATCTTGAAGCAAATGTTCAGCTTCTTCCATATTTCCATGCCGCCGTTCTAAACTTACTCTTCTTAAACGAACCATTGCCAATCCTAGCACACACTCTTCAAATGTTCTCAagatattcctggcttcattAATATTACCTAAAAATagtaattaaattaaaaattaattatttaataaaataatatgcattggtttaaatttttgaagattctttattCTAACCCACTGTCCTGTCAATTCCAACAgcaaaccctatagggcagatccTCTCATTTGGTTTTTATGAGGTTGtgtatctttataggaacagaccaccctcatctttctaccacagagcagctgataggCTCAAACCAAATAGTACTCTTGTGTTAAGCCCCCAGTtcttaacccattgtgccacaaAAACTCAGTCCCTTTGTTAAAGACATTATTAGCAAATGCCACACCAAGGGCTAAATCTTACCCTTTGCCTATTTTTTTATAAACGGGTATTCTGCAACTTATTTTTTATGTATGCCCCAAGGCGCAGTTTTTGTTAGATGCAGTGTTAAATACTTAGTATCTGATCCTTCAGAAAAATAACTTTGGTAACTTCTGCTATGTAATACCATCCCTCTTAAGTCTTGTAACTTTATCCTGATGTAAGTTTATACTTGCAGATTATCAATAAAAGTACAGGAAATCAAAAGAGGGATACATAAGTTGAAAACTGTTCCCTGTTCATGGATAAGATGATTTAACACTGGGAAAATGTGAGCATTAGCCaaagcaatccataaatacagtgCAATTCCTGTCCAGATCCCAGCATCAGTCTTAAcatatggaaagaaaagaaacccaagATAAGCAAAACACTGCATAAGAAAATACAGCTGGCCTCTCACTTCCAAACTCAAAACTATACTACACAACCACAACAGTCAAAACCATTTGGTACTGATAAAATGATAGACACATATACCAATGTATCAGAACAGAGAGCCTAGAAGTATGTCCATCCACCTACAAAAAACTGATTTTTGGGAAGAATTGAGGTAACATTAAATGGGAGAAGAGATATCTTCTAAACAAATAGTACTGGCTAAACAAGATTTCTATTTGCAGAAAAATCAAACGACCAATACCTCACTCCATATATAAAAACAAGCTCAAGAGGGATTAAAGAACTATAACTCGAAAGATGATTTATGAAAAAATCAGAGCAAATTAAGGTCCCAAACATACTGCATAAGCACACGCATCTGACTAAGGGCCAATCTCTAAAACCTATAGAAAACTAataagaaaaatatgaaaaatccaatttaaaaatgggcagaggacataaACAATTCACCattagtggtacagataggaactggaaacggaatccagggcagatgatcccttcaggaccagcggtgtgagtgatGAGACTGAGagcgtagagggaaggtgggttggaaagggggaacctattacaataaGATCTACACGTGGGACAGACAACTGAGAAGTTTATGAAGGGAGAAGTttatgaagggagacttcagacatggcaagatatgacaaaataatttatgaatatcaagggttcgtggagggaggtgaaaaatgaggacctgaagctaggagtttaagtggagagcaaatgttttgagaatgatgagggcaactaatgtacaaatgtgctttatacaatggatggatgtactgaTTGTGagaagttgtatgagcacctaataaaaaagCAAGGAAGAATAGAAAAGGCACATGAccaagcaatccctctactgggtattTAACCTAAAGAAAGCACCTCTAGCTAGTGGCCTCAGGTGACCTGCCAAAGGGGTTCGCTACtcacttgacccagaaaaccctacaaagtcCTGCAAATCAAGAGGGTCGAACCTCCGGGTCCACTTGAACACTGAAACCGGCccagccatcaaaggcatgcatatCCAAAAAGCCACCAAATGTTTTAAAGATGCTACTCTGCATAAGCAATGTGTACCTTTTCGACAATACAATGGTAGTGTtggtaggtgtgcccaagccagaCAGTGAGGTTGGAGCCAGAGTCGGTGGCCCAAATAGAATGTTGAATTCAAGACATGACtaccagggatgggagggaaagggagataAGGAAGCAATAGGCCAGAGCACAGACAAGTGCTAAGGGAAGATATTACCTTGTAAGACAAGACAAAAGACATGGGAGGGGACAGAGCAAGCTATTGAGAggtctgaaaagtggttttaagttGAATACAAAAATGGCCTAATTCACAAAAAGTTCAAAAAAAGCACCACACAAAAAACCCCAGAATTACTTCATTCTTACCCTGCTGCTCTTCAAAGGCCGCCCAAAGCATATGCACCATGGGTTTCTTTGGGAGATGAACAGTGCAAGCTCTGCTGAAGACATGCCTCACTCCTTCAGTGCTGTGGTTTTCCATATACTTTGCATACTATGTACAGAAACAGAGGAAACATTGAGTAATTTACAGTTGAGCAAGACATTAAATATGTGACAGAACGataaaattctatttttaaaCCCATTCAGCACCTTTATTGAACCACTAGACTAGTTTCTGTAAGGAAGGACGAAGAGAGGCAACGAGGTTGGCATATGCAGCAGTCAAATCTGGTTGCAAGCAGACCATCTCCTAATGCAACAGATATAGTTATATGAACAACATTCAACAGAAGTACAAAAAGGTTAGTCACTAGATCAATGTTTACAAAAAACTAAGATTAAGGGCAAATAATTTCTCTTACCTTGATCCAAAACTCCTCATAGAGGGCACATGATATGACACATCTTTCAAAAAGAACCACAACTCTCTCATGAGTCCCATTTTCAATTTCAAATTCTAAATATTCTTTCCAGTTTTTTAACTGTGCCTTTTCCAGTGGTTTCACGTGAAAATAAGGTCTTTTGATCTGTAATGAAAGTAAGAAATACAGCAATAAAAGTAAACTAATACTAAAATATTGATCAACATTTAAAATGTAACTATTATAAAGTTTCAAAATCAGACTATTTCATGATTTAGAAAAAATCCTGTTCATTTAGCTTTATAAATCAAAGAAATGtttgatttttcattttctaataTTCAATTTTATTCCTTTcagttattttaaaattgaacAATTATACTATAgtgacagaaagaccagtggttcCCTTAAGACCACCATGGAGTGGGACAAAATGACTGAGAAGAAGCTACAGGAGCCTTTTGGAGTGATAAAACACCGAAACTCCCTACTGTgggttcaattccaactcacagcaaacctacagggtagagcagaactgcccctggaggtttctgagatgatTAAAACCttagagtagaaaaccttatcttcatAGCAGCAGGTGGTTACAAATTGCTAACTTGACTCTGAAGATAGCAGCCCAAAATTGGGTGATAGAAATGTTCAAATTGTGATTGTGGGAGTGATTAcaatatatttgtatttataatatattacTATGTCCTTATGTAAATAAAACTCAATGAAATTACAAAGTAATTATAATTAAATAGTTAAGGTCAAGCTGGTATCTTCCAATTCAAGAAAGTCAGACCAAAAAGTTTTACCGATGTGAAAAGGCAAGATTGGACTGggaacccaaagaccatctgtagacaactggacttcgccttacagaagggtcccaaggaaaagacgagccagtcagggtgcagtttggcaccaatgaaacatacaactttcctagttctttaatgcttcaaccccccacctcccactatcatgacctcaattttatcttacaaatcagactagaccagaccatgcacactgctatagatgACTCcccaacatagggaatccaggattgataaacccctcaagaccaacaatgagaatagacacCAGAAggataggggaaaggtggggggaaaaaaggggaaccaattataaggatctacatataacccaggaAGACAAACAACAGAGTAGATAAAGGATGATAGGGAGTgatataagatataaaaataataatctgtaacttctcattggttcatgaggaaggggggggcGGAAATGAGCTAGTATCAACAGTTCAACAagaaaatgcttcgaaaatgatggcaaatgtgcttgacacaatggatgaatatatggattgtgatgagaagagCAACTTAAATTAGTACACAAATATAAAGCAGAAAAAGTAATAGCTATTTACTATCAAAACTAAAAGAACATTATTcctaagttttttttaaaaattacaaacaaAATCACTTACACCTTCTTCAAATGTCCACCTTTTGCTAACTTCGTGCTCATTATAATTAAACATTTCTTGATGAATTTCAATAATTCTATGTCTCATGTTTTCTATTTCAGTAATAAGCttgaggaaaaagaagaaaagtcaaATCACAAAAGTTATATACTAAAGTTTTCACTATCTGCTTACATTCAAGTATTATCAGTTATTTTAATATTAGAATATCAGTAGTTTTCAATTTGATAGCCATTTTGCACAAAATCCAGTTAGCAATAATAAAACTTAACAGAATTTCCTAATTAACAATTTCCTTATACATGTTCTTTATTAAACATGGCTAGTTAAGCTCAGCAAAATTCCTAAGCCATTTCCAGGTATCCCCTAGTGGAACATTCTCTAGATCTGTATTTAAACCATAGCAGCTAGAGTCCCCATTTACCTTAGTTAGAAATCAACTTAAAATGACTGCAAGTCACTGGGAAAAGGACCTGCAATCATTTATGTCATGTCACATAATGCACTCAAAGAATGTGAGGTCAAGTTTCTCATACACAAAGGACTTCTGGGAAGTTGGGTTACCTTTGCTGGATCAGTTATGTCTTCAACTCCTGAAGGTAGATCATCACCAGGAGGGCCATCATCAACACTATGTCCATTCACTGAAGCTAATTCCCTTCGCAGCTGAATAAACTGCTCACCAGTTAAAAAATCTCTAGGCAGGTTATTCTGTATATGTTCTTTAAATCTAAAGGAGGACAACAGAAAAACATGGTCTCTATATGAAGTATAATTTTAGAtcccaatttttttaaattgttagtTCGTTTGCttatttcaaggagccctggtggcgtaatgatTCCACATTtcactaacagcaaggtcagaagtccaaaaccaccagccattcagaaggtgaaaaaaatgaagctttctactcttatgaGTCAAAATTTCCACAaaccagaggtagttctaccctgtcctataggattgctatgaaacgGAATCAACTCTATGCACGAATTTTAGTTTGTTTTGCTACCTTCATGCTCATTATAATTCAATATTTACTGATGAATTTCACTAATTCTGTctcatattttttatttctttttctagttCAGTAATATGcttgaaaagaaaaattttaaattactctCAGGGAAacgcttaatttttaaaaatatcactatCATTTACTTTCTCCTTCCTTTAGTAAAAGCTCTTAACATTTaagttttatccttacatatttgtcttaggagagtggtggttttgaaattaTTGAAGCAAACATGTAATAATCTTCTGCAGCAGAACAGACAAGGCAGAGAAACTCAAAAACCCAAGCTCTCTGtatctgagtcaattctgacccatgggtATACcaacaggccagagtagaactgtccctttgggtttctgaaactaactctttatggaagtagaaagtctcatctttctccctcagagtgacttgtggtttcaaactgctaaccatgaggttagcagcccaacatgtaacctctatgccacagggctcctatGTACACTCTCAAATCCCAATCCTGTCAGTTATTATGTGACTTAGGCAAGTTTTTCCCCTCTCTAAATATGTTGAGACAAAAACACTGACACTGCACCATAATGAAAATTAAATATACCAATCTACACTTGTGAAAGGAATCCAGGAGTCACAATAGTTAAGCActcacctgctaactgaaaggttgacagttctaaCCTACCCTGTGGCTTTGGAGCTTTGGTaaagctgaaaaacaacaaaatcccCAGAAATCAGACActgcatcaaattgattccaactcatatagcaaccttacaggacaaggtagaactgcccaacccatctctgagactaactctttaaggaaatgcaatgtctcacctttctcccacagaggatctggtggtttcaaacggctgaccttgcatttagcagcccaatgtaacccactatgtcccAGGGATCCCTTTGTAAGGATTATAACCTTGGAAATCTTATGAGACAGTTCTCAttttatggggtcactatggtttGTAATGTATGACTGCAGCAGGTAGGCACTTCTGAATGATCAAAAAATATGTGCTAGTCCTTCTCACTCCCCGTTACTCCTCATTCTGCATGTCTGTGACCACCAATCTATTAAACTTATCATGTGTCTTAAATGCAAAATTACATGGATGCTTTTGTTCAGCCTAATACTAATAATGTACTCAGTATTGAAAATTGTTAAACCACACTATACTTTTATAATCTTCCTCCCTTGCCATCTGAATTACTTTTTCTCCTCCAAACCTGTTAATCAATCTCTTTGAGGTTTCCCATtgctattgctgctgctgctgttgctctcTAGCTAGCTATCTGCCCACTAGAAATCTCAAGGGTAGTGCTCTCCGCTTTGTCCTCATTTCCATAAACTTTCTAGCCAAGCCCATCAATGTTCACAGCTTGACTACCACCTATATTATGATTCTCAAACCGGAAACTGATGTGCAATGAATTACTTGATGTTTCTCTTCAAACCATCATCTGTATCATTCCTACCACATAACTGAGTTGTTGCTCTAAGTGCAGTGGAATTCACCCCACTCAGCAACACTCTTCAGAAGACTGGCaacacactacccagtcctgcaccatcctcacatttatTTCTATGCTAGAGCatactgttgcaaccactgtgtcaatccatcttgtcaagatttgtgctaggctgggttgtctagagaaacaaaatagtgacactcatctatgtacaagaaagaactttatattaaaaagcaaattTACATCAAGAAAGCTGCCCGACCCAGTCAATTCAAGATCATAGATCCAATGCTAGctgggtcctcttcagactcatggagttGCAGGCTGATGACACAGAAAGGTCCCCAGGAAGCATGGAGTTCACAGGCTATTGAGTCTGGCGTCAAGTGGATCTAAGGCCAGTGATGACACTAAATCAGGCAGCCACCCACCACTGGGGGCAGACACATTGAAGGCCCCCCAGCAGAAAGGCAAAGTGGCAGAGTGTTAACAATGAATAGTTCTCAGAGACCATcattcttatacaaaaggccacacccctaagatgaaatcatcaagctaccacttgacaggtttgactccatcaCTAGCCAAGAGGGtcatcctctttttcaatgaccaagcatcatgtccttttccaggtactgaTTTCTcaagacaacatgtctaaagaatGTGAGACAATATCTCAACATCCCACTTCTAaggtacattctggctgtactataTCCAAGAtaaatttgcttgttcttctggaagtccttgATACTTTCACTCTTCatcagcaccttaatt
This genomic stretch from Tenrec ecaudatus isolate mTenEca1 chromosome 14, mTenEca1.hap1, whole genome shotgun sequence harbors:
- the PRPF39 gene encoding pre-mRNA-processing factor 39 isoform X1, producing the protein MQNSHMDEYRNSSNGSTGNSSEVAVEHSADFSTEIMNVTEMEQSPDGSPNVNATTEENEMANAVDLPVIETEANFPPEYEKFWKTVESNPQDFTGWVCLLQYVEQENHLLAAKKAFDKFFIHYPYCYGYWKKYADLEKRHDNIKQSDEVYRRGLQAIPLSVDLWIHYINFLKETLDPGDPETISTIRGTFEHAVLAAGTDFRSDRLWEMYINWENEQGNLREVTAIYDRILGIPTQLYSHHFQRFKEHIQNNLPRDFLTGEQFIQLRRELASVNGHSVDDGPPGDDLPSGVEDITDPAKLITEIENMRHRIIEIHQEMFNYNEHEVSKRWTFEEGIKRPYFHVKPLEKAQLKNWKEYLEFEIENGTHERVVVLFERCVISCALYEEFWIKYAKYMENHSTEGVRHVFSRACTVHLPKKPMVHMLWAAFEEQQGNINEARNILRTFEECVLGLAMVRLRRVSLERRHGNMEEAEHLLQDAIKNAKSNNESSFYAIKLARHLFKIQKNFAKSRKVLLEAIEKDKENTKLYLNLLEMEYSGDLKQNEENILNCFDKAVHGSLPIKMRITFSQRKVEFLEDFGSDVNKLLNAYDEHQTLLKEQDSLKRKAENGSEEPEEKKAHTEDTTSSSTQMIDGDLQANQAAYNYSAWYQYNYQTPWNYGQYYPPPPT
- the PRPF39 gene encoding pre-mRNA-processing factor 39 isoform X2, with translation MQGLLRFEDQDSARGDQNIAMFYPTSTQMVYRRGLQAIPLSVDLWIHYINFLKETLDPGDPETISTIRGTFEHAVLAAGTDFRSDRLWEMYINWENEQGNLREVTAIYDRILGIPTQLYSHHFQRFKEHIQNNLPRDFLTGEQFIQLRRELASVNGHSVDDGPPGDDLPSGVEDITDPAKLITEIENMRHRIIEIHQEMFNYNEHEVSKRWTFEEGIKRPYFHVKPLEKAQLKNWKEYLEFEIENGTHERVVVLFERCVISCALYEEFWIKYAKYMENHSTEGVRHVFSRACTVHLPKKPMVHMLWAAFEEQQGNINEARNILRTFEECVLGLAMVRLRRVSLERRHGNMEEAEHLLQDAIKNAKSNNESSFYAIKLARHLFKIQKNFAKSRKVLLEAIEKDKENTKLYLNLLEMEYSGDLKQNEENILNCFDKAVHGSLPIKMRITFSQRKVEFLEDFGSDVNKLLNAYDEHQTLLKEQDSLKRKAENGSEEPEEKKAHTEDTTSSSTQMIDGDLQANQAAYNYSAWYQYNYQTPWNYGQYYPPPPT